One stretch of Hevea brasiliensis isolate MT/VB/25A 57/8 chromosome 12, ASM3005281v1, whole genome shotgun sequence DNA includes these proteins:
- the LOC110631875 gene encoding transcription factor GTE12 produces MWNLDSCLILIIPSCLEILRGKKKSKNLYDIFQLTLTISCKQEGEEPKPEDNATKAGETQEIFAQPVDPQEVVGYYNNLREPMDFGTMRAKLQEGMYTSLEQFEHDVFLISSNAMKFNSSTTVYYAEARAISELAQRLFHALRTEPENSQLEYSRTRRRPGRKPQSAAGGLLSRSAKPASSKDGVSLNDPSIKRTTLQLPQFKPYIGQTSNGILPVSRDGRRLNSSATERCMTYVSQHP; encoded by the exons ATGTGGAATCTTGACTCTTGCTTAATTCTCATCATCCCATCATGTTTGGAGATCTTAcgtggaaaaaaaaaaagcaagaatCTTTAC GATATATTCCAGCTTACTCTTACAATTAGCTGTAAACAGGAAGGAGAAGAACCAAAACCTGAAGATAATGCAACAAAAGCTG GAGAGACACAAGAAATTTTTGCACAGCCAGTTGATCCCCAAGAG GTGGTTGGCTATTACAATAACCTTAGAGAGCCAATGGATTTTGGCACAATGAGGGCTAAACTTCAGGAAGGAATGTATACAAGTTTGGAACAATTTGAG CATGATGTATTTCTGATATCCAGCAATGCAATGAAGTTCAATTCTTCAACAACAGTTTATTATGCAGAG GCTAGAGCTATAAGTGAATTGGCTCAGAGGCTTTTCCATGCTTTGAGAACTGAACCAGAAAACTCTCAATTGGAGTACTCGAGGACAAGGAGACGCCCCGGTAGGAAACCACAAAGTGCAGCTGGAGGTTTGCTCTCTAGGTCTGCTAAACCTGCTAGTTCCAAAGATGGTGTTTCCCTTAATGATCCATCTATCAAGAGAACTACCCTTCAGTTACCCCAATTCAAGCCTTACATTGGCCAAACGAGTAATGGAATTCTTCCTG TGTCAAGAGATGGTAGGAGATTAAATTCCTCTGCAACTGAAAGGTGTATGACATATGTGTCTCAGCATCCCTGA